Part of the Macellibacteroides fermentans genome, CTATTGAATTTTTTAGTGGTGGCTATCGTCGTTAGCCGTAATCTCTTTCTTTCATCTTTTCTTCGTTTTACATTATTAATACTGTTCGCTCTATGCGAAATCTTTGATATTAAAGCTGTCGGGAGCTTTCTTTCCGCTTCCGGTAGTTCCGGCTTCCTTATCTTTCAATTCATAAAAAGCCGAAAGGCTCTCTGCCATGAGGTCGGAAACGATTTTCTTTGCATCGGGTTTACCTGAAACCACCTGTTCAAACATATCGGTCTGCCGTATATCCAACAGGGTATCGCCAGCCTTTTTCTTTTGTTCGGGAGTGGCTTCGTCGGTTTTATTTACTGTGCGAACCATATTTCCCAAATCATCAAACTGAACTCCTGAAGCAAGTGCGGCTTGTGCCGTGCCTTCGACTTCTTCTTCCTCGTTCTCCGGCTCATCTTCGTTGTCGTCCGCCCGTTCATATTCGAGCGGGACATCTATATCCATCGGCTCGTTATCTTCATCGGGCGGAGTGTCGGAAAATGTTTCGTCCAATTCTTCCTGCGGTACTTCTGCCGACGGTTTTACCTCGTTAGGCGGAACAAATGTATTGGGATTTCCTGTCGGATTTTCAGTTTTTGGCGAGCTGGCAGCAAGTGGCTCCGATTTGGCAGTAAGTGGCTTCGCTGCACTTAAATCGAACCTACTTTTTCCTACAATATCCGACTTCAATCGCCCTGTTTCTTGGATTGAAGAACCTTGTCCGACAATGTTCTTTCTTCGCCTTTTGCCTACTTTCAGTCGCAGAAGATAAATTCCGACGAAAAGGGCATACAGGATAACTACGGTTATAAATATCTTTTCCATCTTACTTATTGGGGCTTAAATAGTCATCGTCGCAACTCTTTTTGTATAGTTCTGAAATATCGTCTTGAAAGGTTTCAAAATGGTGCTTCAACACATTGTCTATGTAGCTAAAAATGGAAACTTCATTGTCGCCAATGGTCTTCACAATCTTTGAAATCCGATTGTGGTATTTTTGGCGGATAGCGACCTGTTTTCCGTTTCTTGTAGGTATGTTCGCATTTACAAGAAATCGTCTTTTATAGATGTCGGTAGATTTACGTTCTTCGCTTGGAATAACTATCATTTCTACTTCCTGTTCGCCCGGAACAACTTTTTCACTCTCGTTTTGTTTCACTTGTTTTCGGTGGCGTATTGCTTTGGGTATCATTACCGCAGCAAGCACCACGAGGCAACACACGATAAGACCTATCGTCATCGTGGTGTCATTGTAAAAAATCGGATTGGGTATCATACATTTGTTGTTTATGGATTAGAAAATTGATTCGTTATTTTTGTTGTACAGTTCCGTTATCTCATCCTGATAAGCGGCAAAATGTTGGGTCAGCACATTGTCAATGTAGCTGAACAAAGACACCTGATTTTTACTGATAACCTGAACTATCTTCGTTATCTTTTCGTGGTGTTCTTTGCGGATATAAACCGATTTTCCTGTACGTGCCGTAATCCCGACTTCCTGAATGAACAGGCTTTCGTAATCGGGCGATTTGCTTCGTTTGCGTTTCGGTTCTTCACGGGAAGTTTCTTCCTGAACGGTCGCAACGGGTTGTACCGTTTCTTCGGATTCTGCTTCCTGTTCCTGCTTTTTCTCGTATTCGGGAACTAATGCTCTGGGTATGGAACTCGGATTGTTTCGTCGTTCCTTATTTTTGAATGAGGATATGACAAAACTTGCGTCTATCTCATTCAAATTCACTTCTTCTTTCTTTTTTGCCATGACTGATTATTTTAGGGTTTCCAACATTTCATTTATCAGGGCATCGAGGTTGCTACCCCTTACCAGTGCTTTGTCCGCAGGGAATAGCGTAGAACGAAACAGGGCTTTGTGGTTTACCGATTGTTCTCGACGAAATCGCTTGCTGTCGGGCAGGAATGTTTTGAAAAGCGGGAAACCCAGTTTGTCAATCACATCCTCATATACTTCGTAGAGTTCCGTTTTTTCACGCCCATCGACAAGATTCCAAAGCAGGTACAATCCTTTGATTTTGGCTTTGCCCGGCGTAATCAGGGCATCATTGACCGTAATTACATATTGCAGGGTACTTTCCAATACCAAGCGGTCGGCGCTTATGGGAGCTATGATATAGTCCATAAGTGAAAGCGTATGTACCACCGCAGGATTGTTGATAGTTCCCGGCAGGTCGAAAAATACGAAGTCGGGCTTCAATTCTTCGATTACGTCCTGTGCATCTTCCATAGCGTTTTCGGGACTGCTCTCGATAACTTCGTAAGCCTTTTTCCCCAACGCGGAAAATTGCTCGTAAGCCATGAGTTTGTAATGCTCATCGTCCATTGTCATTTGCATATCACGCTCACGCATTTCTGCAATCGAATGTTGCGGAAAGTCGCAGTCAATCACGGCTACATTGTAGCCACGTACATAGTGCAGGTAGGAAGCTACCAACACCGTAAGAGTTGTTTTTCCGGCTCCGCCCTTTTGGGTGCTGAAAGCCACATTCAAAATTTTCTTTTCCATTGTCTGAAATTTTTAATTAATAAACATTGTTTGTATCTCTGGTCGGCTATACAGCTATCCGCCTGTTTAGCCATTCGTTTAATCATTTGTCTATCCGTTTATCCGTCCGCACGTTCGAGCGTTTGGCTGTTTAGCTGTTTGTCCGTCCCTCTGTTTAACCGTTGGAATGTTTAGCCGTTTAGCCAGCCGTTTGTTTGTTCAGCCATTTATTTGGCTCTATCTCCATACAGCCGACTGTATGTTTTTATATCCGTACAGCTATTCGTTGGGCTGTCCGTCTGTTTGTGCATACAGCCGTTTTTCTCTGCAAATAAAAACCTAAAATCTCGCCTGCACACTACTTTTTCACGAGGTGGCAGCAAGTGGCGTCGATTTGGCGGCAAGTGGCTTCTCTCGCTGGAATACAGCACGTTACTTTAGACTGTAACTTTGCAGCATGAAACGTCGGGAGGTATTCGACCGCCATTTTAGCTCGCTTGGCTCGCATTCATATCTGCCCCTGTTCAGGGCAGATTTTATTTGCGACATGGCAAATAGCAAGCTGTATTTTTTGCTGCACGGAAACCGTTTTGCTGCAAAAAATGCTTGCCCCACAAGGGGGACGCAAAACCTCCGAAGTCGGGTTGCTGATTGAATCATTTCGGGCAATGATTGTATGGCGTCGGATGCCGGAACGACGGATTGTAACACTAAAAAAATCCGACGTATGAATGAAAATGTGAAGAACTCCTCAAAAAAGGGAAAAGGGGGACGTCCCCCCAAGAATAACGCTGCCGCTTACCGATACTCGGTAAACTTCACGGCTACCGAACACGCCCGGTTTCTCTCCATGTTTGAGCAATCGGGAGTACAATCAATGGCACGTTTTATTGCTGCCCGTGTGTTCGGGGACGAGTTTCGGGTGGTAAAAATCGACCGTTCCGCTATGGAATACGTTACCAAACTCACTTCGCTTTACGCACAATTCCGTGCGGTGGGCGTGAATTACAACCAAGTTGTAAAGGAGTTGCACAGCAATTTTTCGGAGAAAAAAGCATTGGCTTTGCTCTATAAATTGGAAAAGGCAACCGTGGAACTGGCAGAAACGGGTAAGAAAATTCTGGAATTATCGGAAGAATTTAAGGAAAAATGGTTGCAAAAATAAATATCGGAAGCAACCTGTATGGTGCGTTGGCATACAATCAGGAGAAGGTGGACGAAGGTCTGGGGAAGATATTGGGAAGCAATCTGGTCTTTGAACCTGCCGACGGCCAGATCAATGTTGCAGAATGTATGAATGATTTTATGCAGTTTGTTCCGGCTCACTTTCGTACCGAAAAACCCGTTTTTCATGTATCACTCAATCCACATCCTGATGACCGCCTGACGGACGACCAACTGGCAGACATCGGACGGGAGTACATGGAGAAACTCGGATACGGCAATCAGCCTTATCTTATTTTCAAGCATGAAGACATCGGGCGGGAACACATACATATCGTTTCGCTCCGGGTGGATAGTGAGGGAAAGAAAATTGACGGTTACAAGGAACATGAGCGAAGCAAAGAGATAACCGAACAGTTGGAACGCAAGTATGACTTGCATCCTGCGGAGGGACAGAAACGCTCCGAAGGGTGGGAACTTTCGCCTGTCGATATTTCCAAAGGCGATTTGAAAAAGCAGATTGCTTCAGTTATCAAACCGCTGGCTTCGATGTACCATTTCCAG contains:
- the mobA gene encoding conjugal transfer protein MobA; the encoded protein is MNENVKNSSKKGKGGRPPKNNAAAYRYSVNFTATEHARFLSMFEQSGVQSMARFIAARVFGDEFRVVKIDRSAMEYVTKLTSLYAQFRAVGVNYNQVVKELHSNFSEKKALALLYKLEKATVELAETGKKILELSEEFKEKWLQK
- a CDS encoding ParA family protein, which produces MEKKILNVAFSTQKGGAGKTTLTVLVASYLHYVRGYNVAVIDCDFPQHSIAEMRERDMQMTMDDEHYKLMAYEQFSALGKKAYEVIESSPENAMEDAQDVIEELKPDFVFFDLPGTINNPAVVHTLSLMDYIIAPISADRLVLESTLQYVITVNDALITPGKAKIKGLYLLWNLVDGREKTELYEVYEDVIDKLGFPLFKTFLPDSKRFRREQSVNHKALFRSTLFPADKALVRGSNLDALINEMLETLK
- a CDS encoding DUF4122 family protein, with product MEKIFITVVILYALFVGIYLLRLKVGKRRRKNIVGQGSSIQETGRLKSDIVGKSRFDLSAAKPLTAKSEPLAASSPKTENPTGNPNTFVPPNEVKPSAEVPQEELDETFSDTPPDEDNEPMDIDVPLEYERADDNEDEPENEEEEVEGTAQAALASGVQFDDLGNMVRTVNKTDEATPEQKKKAGDTLLDIRQTDMFEQVVSGKPDAKKIVSDLMAESLSAFYELKDKEAGTTGSGKKAPDSFNIKDFA
- a CDS encoding DUF3408 domain-containing protein, producing MAKKKEEVNLNEIDASFVISSFKNKERRNNPSSIPRALVPEYEKKQEQEAESEETVQPVATVQEETSREEPKRKRSKSPDYESLFIQEVGITARTGKSVYIRKEHHEKITKIVQVISKNQVSLFSYIDNVLTQHFAAYQDEITELYNKNNESIF
- a CDS encoding DUF3408 domain-containing protein, which produces MIPNPIFYNDTTMTIGLIVCCLVVLAAVMIPKAIRHRKQVKQNESEKVVPGEQEVEMIVIPSEERKSTDIYKRRFLVNANIPTRNGKQVAIRQKYHNRISKIVKTIGDNEVSIFSYIDNVLKHHFETFQDDISELYKKSCDDDYLSPNK